CGAAACCCAAGGCATCGCCTATCAGCAGACCCTCGCCTGCGGAATCCCCATCTTCGCCTGGGATCGCGGCGGCTACTGGCAGGACCCTCAATACTACCCCGACCGCATCCGCTTCGGCCCGGTCAGCTCCGTTCCATATTGGGACGAGCGCTGCGGACTTACCTTCTCCGATGCCACCGCATTCACCGCCACTTTCGACGCTTTCTGGGACAACGTCTCCGCACAACGCTACCGTCCGCGCGACTATATCTTGGAAAACCTCACCCTCGAAAAATGCGCGCAACTCTACCTCGACCAGTGGCACACCACCTTCGGCTCCGTCGCATGACCGACTCCTCCCGCAGCCCCCGCGAACCTTTGTTCCTGTTTTACGAGGAACCCGACCCCGACCGCTGGTTCCCCGGCGATCGCCATATCCGTCGTTTCATCCGCCGCCTCGTGCGCGGCCCGCACAAGCCCGGCGGCGTCATGCGCTGGTATCTGAATCTTCGCGCCGGCCTCGATCAACTCGGTGTTACGTATCGGGTAAACGACTACCGAGGCCTCCGCCGCACTCCGGGAGCCTGGGCGCACGTCATCGGGCAGCACCACGTCATCAACAAAATCCCGGCCGGTCACCCCATTGTCTATGGCCCAGCCATCGCCGACCACCCGCGCGAAACTTCATTTTTTGGCCAAGCTGATATCCGCCTACTCCTCATTCCCTGCGCTTGGTTCAAGGCCATGTATGACCGCGATCTTGCCTGGTCCGGCCCGCGTGCCGTCTGGCCCGCCGGAGTCGATGTGGAACTCTGGCATCCACCCGCCACAACGCCTCCATCCAACGAGGTTCTTCTCTACGATAAAATCCACTGGGACCGAGACCGTTACGAACCCGAACTGCTCAATCCAATCATCCAATCACTCACTCAGGCAGGGATGAAGATCCACCATATGCGCTACGGTTTTTATAAGGAGGAAGACTTTCGCGATCTATTGAAACGTATCGGCTCCATGGTGTTTCTCTGCGAACATGAAACCCAGGGTTTCGCCTACCTCCAGACACTTTCTTCCGGCGTGCCCATCCTCGCCTGGGATCGAGGCGGACTCTGGCAGGACCCCAATTACTACCCCGCTCTTGTGGAGTTTGAACCCGTCTGCTCGGTCCCTTACTTCGACGAACGCTGCGGTGAACGCTTCAAAGACTTTACTGAATTCCACGACAAGCTCCCCGCCTTTCTCGACTCCGTTCGCCACGCCCGCTATCAACCCCGCGCCTACGTCACTGAAAACCTCACGCTAGCAGGCCAATCGGCCGCTTATCTCAAACTTTCCCAAGCAGCCATGCACGGCGACCTGCCCAGTCCATCATGACCACCTTCGATCCCCAAATCGCTATCTTAGTCACCGCCTCAGTCGCCCTAAAAAAAGAAGGCGGCGGCGTGCAACGTTGCACCCATGAATACATCACGGTTCTCGAAGCCGCCGGACTGCGCCTTCACACGGTCGCCTACCCTTTCGAGCATCGCCTGCTTGTGCGTATCCTGCGCAAATTCCACAAACGTCCCTATAAAGACTCCATGCCCCGGGGCATGGCCGCCATCGTCCGGGCCGCTGCGATCGAGCACCGCGCCGGTTGGGTGCTCCTGAACCAGACCGAAGCCGCCCCCCTCGCCGCCGAACTCGCCGATCTCCGCGCCAGCGGCGTGCGCATCGGCCTGCTTTCACACGGAACCGACAGTTGTGACTATATTCATCTCGTCCGCGCCCGCGCCGAACTTCACGGAGGTCCCCCGATTTCCGCTCGTGATGCGCGTTGGTTAGGCGGCCTCATCTTCGCCGAGCAGGAACAGCACCGCAACCTGGACGCCATTTTCTGCCTTTCGGAAACCGACCGCCATCTCGAACAATGGCTCGGTGGCAACAATGTCAGCCTCCTGCCCCGCGTGATCGCCGACAAGACCCTCAATTGGTCACCCGTCGCGGGTCGCATCGGCACCGTTGGCACGCTTACACACGGACCCAACTACGAGGGCATCGTGCTGCTGTGCCGCGCGCTTGCCACCCAACCCGCCGGCTCGATTCGTTTCCGCATTGTCGGCACCCCCGTCAATCTGGGCCAGAAACTCGCCGCCGAGTTTCCGTTTGTAGATTATCTGGGCGGCTTGAGTGACACCGATCTAGCCGCCGAAGCCAGCACATGGTGTGCCTTCGCCAATCCCATCTTCTGCTACCCGCGCGGTTGCAGCACCAAGCTAGCTGTCCCCCTCGAATGGCGCATCCCTATCGCCACGACTCGCGCCGGTGCCCGCGGCTACGTGTGGGATGAATCCCTCGTCCCTTTTGTCGAGACACCCTCGGAACTCGCCATCCTCATTCGTCGCCTCGCCGATCCCGCCGAGGCCGCATTGCAACTCCCCGCCGTGCGCACACTCGCCGAACGCAGCCCCCGGCCCGCCGATCTCGCTGCAATAGTCCGCCGGACTCTGCGCTGATACCCGCATGCCGATTCGCCGAACCCTCCTCCTCAGCGCCTTGTTAGCGCCCCTCTTCGGCGTCACACATAAACGAGTAAAGCTGTGGCTGCGGGTCCGTCTAGGTCGGCTCATGTTCATGCTCTTGCGAAACCGCCATCGCCCATGGCCGGCTCGCTCCGATAAGGTGACCTTGGTTTTCGCACCGCACCAAGACGACGAGGCGCTCGGCTGCGGAGGTTTGATCTCCCACCGCATCGCCCTCGGTGAAGCCGTTCACATTGTCTACATCACCGATGGCGCCGGTTCGCACCCCGCTCACCCCGAATATACTCCACCCATGATCTCAGGTCTGCGCGCCGATGAAGCGCGCGTAGCCGCGGGTATTCTCGGCGTGCCTGGTTCGAACCTCGTTTTCCTGAAGGCTCCCGATGGACAGCTCCCGCACCTCGACCCGAACGTGCGTGCCGATTTGGTCACACGTATCGCCGCCTGCGTGGA
This portion of the Rariglobus hedericola genome encodes:
- a CDS encoding glycosyltransferase, which encodes MTDSSRSPREPLFLFYEEPDPDRWFPGDRHIRRFIRRLVRGPHKPGGVMRWYLNLRAGLDQLGVTYRVNDYRGLRRTPGAWAHVIGQHHVINKIPAGHPIVYGPAIADHPRETSFFGQADIRLLLIPCAWFKAMYDRDLAWSGPRAVWPAGVDVELWHPPATTPPSNEVLLYDKIHWDRDRYEPELLNPIIQSLTQAGMKIHHMRYGFYKEEDFRDLLKRIGSMVFLCEHETQGFAYLQTLSSGVPILAWDRGGLWQDPNYYPALVEFEPVCSVPYFDERCGERFKDFTEFHDKLPAFLDSVRHARYQPRAYVTENLTLAGQSAAYLKLSQAAMHGDLPSPS
- a CDS encoding PIG-L deacetylase family protein, producing the protein MLLRNRHRPWPARSDKVTLVFAPHQDDEALGCGGLISHRIALGEAVHIVYITDGAGSHPAHPEYTPPMISGLRADEARVAAGILGVPGSNLVFLKAPDGQLPHLDPNVRADLVTRIAACVERIAPSQVFVTSRLDGSSEHTAASALVSDALAVIRIARPRQLEYVVWSLWSPRLLRPALRIAKLVHRHTLSTEEYRLKQNAIRAYRSQIEPLAPWHYSTLPANFTRMFQDSEEFFFEF